In Juglans microcarpa x Juglans regia isolate MS1-56 chromosome 4S, Jm3101_v1.0, whole genome shotgun sequence, a single window of DNA contains:
- the LOC121262724 gene encoding probable serine/threonine-protein kinase WNK9 isoform X1 has protein sequence MNDPTHLESEYSEFVEVDPTGRYGRYNEILGKGASKTVYRAFDEYEGIEVAWNQVKLYDFLQSPEDLERLYCEIHLLKTLKHQNIMKFYTSWVDTANRNINFVTEMFTSGTLRQYRLKHKRVNIRAIKHWCRQILSGLLYLHGREPPVIHRDLKCDNIFVNGNQGEVKIGDLGLAAILRKSHAARCVGTPEFMAPEVYEEAYNELVDIYSFGMCVLEMVTFEYPYSECTHSAQIYKKVTSGKKPEALYKVKDPEVRKFVEKCLATVSLRLSARELLDDPFLQIDDCEYDLRPGGYGGELDETGSLARQPFLEHNCSNSIYSNGYTNGYDFEAENEWGYHPVEIEPNGIELFEYHDDEHSEDVDISIKGKMREDGGIFLRLRISDKEGRIRNIYFPFDIETDTALSVATEMVSELDITDQDVTRIADMIDGEIACLIPEWRTGPGIEEFANQNFCHNCASKHTSSGSLMDILSNNLGIKNLLLQCCRQGCAAMHGRFEEVTFQAEESEHHVTEGALNVSSQSDCLHYHDIWGQHDSPALSSVGSGQGHSEEYDKPEQSVSAEDETEGNVNNNNPSKAGNSTLNFSGSHSFLLKPSLYSNLSESYEEETEQELRWLKAKYQLELRELRDQQLGLASKSLICGNGENKIDNGLLASLVSKTLPGDNNETPMKSSAYDGHLSSNRSAHVNKSCPDLGTQRARSCQGTKDSPDAEDIVAAKSFYKGSLLPHSLHRTVSLPVDAIDV, from the exons atGAATGATCCTACCCATCTTGAATCGGAGTACTCTGAGTTTGTTGAAGTTGATCCAACTGGCAGATATGGCAGA TACAATGAAATCCTCGGCAAAGGAGCTTCAAAGACAGT TTACAGGGCATTTGATGAGTATGAAGGCATTGAAGTTGCTTGGAACCAGGTTAAGCTTTATGATTTCCTGCAAAGCCCTGAGGATCTTGAAAGACTCTATTGTGAGATTCATCTCCTTAAGACACTGAAGCACCAGAACATTATGAAATTTTACACTTCTTGGGTTGATACTGCAAATAGGAACATCAACTTTGTTACAGAAATGTTCACTTCCGGGACTCTGAGGCa GTATAGACTGAAGCACAAGAGAGTTAACATTAGGGCAATAAAGCACTGGTGTAGGCAGATCTTGAGTGGGCTTCTCTATCTTCATGGCCGAGAACCTCCAGTGATCCACAGAGATCTCAAGTGTGACAATATCTTTGTTAATGGGAACCAAGGGGAAGTTAAGATTGGCGATCTTGGTCTTGCCGCAATTCTCCGTAAATCACATGCGGCTCGATGTGTTG GTACTCCAGAGTTCATGGCTCCGGAAGTTTATGAGGAGGCTTACAATGAGTTAGTTGACATTTACTCTTTTGGGATGTGCGTCTTGGAAATGGTCACTTTTGAATATCCGTATAGTGAATGCACTCATTCTGCCCAGATTTACAAGAAAGTTACTTCT GGGAAAAAACCAGAGGCTTTATACAAAGTGAAGGATCCGGAAGTGCgaaaatttgtggaaaaatgctTGGCAACTGTATCTCTAAGGCTTTCTGCAAGGGAGCTTCTGGATGACCCTTTTCTCCAGATAGATGATTGTGAATATGATTTGAGACCCGGAGGTTACGGtggagaactagatgagacTGGTTCCCTTGCAAGGCAGCCGTTCCTCGAACATAATTGCAGTAATAGCATATATAGTAATGGATACACAAATGGTTATGATTTTGAAGCTGAAAATGAATGGGGCTATCATCCAGTTGAGATTGAACCAAATGGAATTGAACTTTTTGAGTACCACGATGATGAACATTCTGAAGACGTTGACATAAGTATCAAagggaaaatgagagaagatgGTGGCATCTTTTTAAGACTTAGAATTTCAGATAAAGAAG gCCGTATCCGAAACATTTATTTCCCATTCGACATTGAGACAGATACAGCATTGAGCGTAGCAACTGAAATGGTTTCGGAACTGGATATTACCGATCAGGATGTGACCAGAATAGCAGACATGATCGATGGGGAAATAGCTTGCTTGATACCTGAATGGAGGACCGGGCCAGGAATTGAGGAATTTGCTAATCAAAACTTCTGTCACAATTGTGCTTCCAAACATACCTCTAGCGGCTCCCTCATGGATATCCTGTCAAATAACCTAGGCATAAAGAACTTGCTTCTTCAATGCTGTAGACAGGGATGTGCTGCTATGCATGGCCGGTTCGAGGAGGTTACATTCCAAGCTGAGGAGTCTGAGCATCATGTGACAGAGGGTGCACTGAATGTATCAAGCCAATCAGACTGTTTGCATTATCATGATATCTGGGGTCAGCATGACAGCCCCGCACTTAGTTCAGTTGGCTCTGGACAGGGCCACTCTGAAGAATACGATAAACCAGAGCAATCGGTATCAGCCGAGGATGAGACTGAGGGtaatgtgaataataataatccatCCAAAGCTGGAAACTCGACTCTAAATTTCTCAGGTTCCcattcttttttattgaagCCGTCCTTGTATAGTAACTTATCAGAAAGTTATGAGGAAGAAACTGAGCAGGAATTGAGATGGCTCAAAGCAAAGTACCAGTTAGAGTTGAGGGAACTCAGGGATCAACAGTTAGGACTTGCATCAAAATCATTAATTTGTGGAAATGGAGAAAACAAAATAGATAATGGTCTTTTGGCATCTTTAGTCTCCAAAACACTACCAGGGGATAACAATGAAACTCCCATGAAGTCTTCTGCTTATGATGGTCATCTTAGTTCCAATCGCAGTGCTCATGTCAATAAGAGCTGCCCCGATTTAGGAACCCAAAGAGCCAGGAGTTGTCAGGGCACGAAGGATTCCCCTGATGCAGAGGATATTGTTGCTGCCAAGAGTTTCTACAAAGGGTCACTTCTTCCACATTCTCTTCACAGGACAGTTTCTCTACCAGTTGATGCTATTGATGTATAA
- the LOC121262724 gene encoding serine/threonine-protein kinase WNK1-like isoform X2 gives MKFYTSWVDTANRNINFVTEMFTSGTLRQYRLKHKRVNIRAIKHWCRQILSGLLYLHGREPPVIHRDLKCDNIFVNGNQGEVKIGDLGLAAILRKSHAARCVGTPEFMAPEVYEEAYNELVDIYSFGMCVLEMVTFEYPYSECTHSAQIYKKVTSGKKPEALYKVKDPEVRKFVEKCLATVSLRLSARELLDDPFLQIDDCEYDLRPGGYGGELDETGSLARQPFLEHNCSNSIYSNGYTNGYDFEAENEWGYHPVEIEPNGIELFEYHDDEHSEDVDISIKGKMREDGGIFLRLRISDKEGRIRNIYFPFDIETDTALSVATEMVSELDITDQDVTRIADMIDGEIACLIPEWRTGPGIEEFANQNFCHNCASKHTSSGSLMDILSNNLGIKNLLLQCCRQGCAAMHGRFEEVTFQAEESEHHVTEGALNVSSQSDCLHYHDIWGQHDSPALSSVGSGQGHSEEYDKPEQSVSAEDETEGNVNNNNPSKAGNSTLNFSGSHSFLLKPSLYSNLSESYEEETEQELRWLKAKYQLELRELRDQQLGLASKSLICGNGENKIDNGLLASLVSKTLPGDNNETPMKSSAYDGHLSSNRSAHVNKSCPDLGTQRARSCQGTKDSPDAEDIVAAKSFYKGSLLPHSLHRTVSLPVDAIDV, from the exons ATGAAATTTTACACTTCTTGGGTTGATACTGCAAATAGGAACATCAACTTTGTTACAGAAATGTTCACTTCCGGGACTCTGAGGCa GTATAGACTGAAGCACAAGAGAGTTAACATTAGGGCAATAAAGCACTGGTGTAGGCAGATCTTGAGTGGGCTTCTCTATCTTCATGGCCGAGAACCTCCAGTGATCCACAGAGATCTCAAGTGTGACAATATCTTTGTTAATGGGAACCAAGGGGAAGTTAAGATTGGCGATCTTGGTCTTGCCGCAATTCTCCGTAAATCACATGCGGCTCGATGTGTTG GTACTCCAGAGTTCATGGCTCCGGAAGTTTATGAGGAGGCTTACAATGAGTTAGTTGACATTTACTCTTTTGGGATGTGCGTCTTGGAAATGGTCACTTTTGAATATCCGTATAGTGAATGCACTCATTCTGCCCAGATTTACAAGAAAGTTACTTCT GGGAAAAAACCAGAGGCTTTATACAAAGTGAAGGATCCGGAAGTGCgaaaatttgtggaaaaatgctTGGCAACTGTATCTCTAAGGCTTTCTGCAAGGGAGCTTCTGGATGACCCTTTTCTCCAGATAGATGATTGTGAATATGATTTGAGACCCGGAGGTTACGGtggagaactagatgagacTGGTTCCCTTGCAAGGCAGCCGTTCCTCGAACATAATTGCAGTAATAGCATATATAGTAATGGATACACAAATGGTTATGATTTTGAAGCTGAAAATGAATGGGGCTATCATCCAGTTGAGATTGAACCAAATGGAATTGAACTTTTTGAGTACCACGATGATGAACATTCTGAAGACGTTGACATAAGTATCAAagggaaaatgagagaagatgGTGGCATCTTTTTAAGACTTAGAATTTCAGATAAAGAAG gCCGTATCCGAAACATTTATTTCCCATTCGACATTGAGACAGATACAGCATTGAGCGTAGCAACTGAAATGGTTTCGGAACTGGATATTACCGATCAGGATGTGACCAGAATAGCAGACATGATCGATGGGGAAATAGCTTGCTTGATACCTGAATGGAGGACCGGGCCAGGAATTGAGGAATTTGCTAATCAAAACTTCTGTCACAATTGTGCTTCCAAACATACCTCTAGCGGCTCCCTCATGGATATCCTGTCAAATAACCTAGGCATAAAGAACTTGCTTCTTCAATGCTGTAGACAGGGATGTGCTGCTATGCATGGCCGGTTCGAGGAGGTTACATTCCAAGCTGAGGAGTCTGAGCATCATGTGACAGAGGGTGCACTGAATGTATCAAGCCAATCAGACTGTTTGCATTATCATGATATCTGGGGTCAGCATGACAGCCCCGCACTTAGTTCAGTTGGCTCTGGACAGGGCCACTCTGAAGAATACGATAAACCAGAGCAATCGGTATCAGCCGAGGATGAGACTGAGGGtaatgtgaataataataatccatCCAAAGCTGGAAACTCGACTCTAAATTTCTCAGGTTCCcattcttttttattgaagCCGTCCTTGTATAGTAACTTATCAGAAAGTTATGAGGAAGAAACTGAGCAGGAATTGAGATGGCTCAAAGCAAAGTACCAGTTAGAGTTGAGGGAACTCAGGGATCAACAGTTAGGACTTGCATCAAAATCATTAATTTGTGGAAATGGAGAAAACAAAATAGATAATGGTCTTTTGGCATCTTTAGTCTCCAAAACACTACCAGGGGATAACAATGAAACTCCCATGAAGTCTTCTGCTTATGATGGTCATCTTAGTTCCAATCGCAGTGCTCATGTCAATAAGAGCTGCCCCGATTTAGGAACCCAAAGAGCCAGGAGTTGTCAGGGCACGAAGGATTCCCCTGATGCAGAGGATATTGTTGCTGCCAAGAGTTTCTACAAAGGGTCACTTCTTCCACATTCTCTTCACAGGACAGTTTCTCTACCAGTTGATGCTATTGATGTATAA
- the LOC121262290 gene encoding uncharacterized protein LOC121262290: MITACFSQPSTLSSNTSHEVPQNLITCIFQTQLCGSPTYLTLTWSRTLFSHSLTIHATEFFSITVSLHPSTFSFFRTRPGSKSIYLTRGRHRRIKLYWDFTRAEFIRNSAEPESCFYIAISCNAKLEFFLGDLFDELTRRSGLIMTRQLSEPALLSRREHVFGRRNYVSRAQFLGSKHEFGIECSGGALKVKVNGEISLVIKRLAWKFRGNEKFFLGGNEVEFFWDVFNWVNGNGGNGHGVFVFQVGDGGVWPEMVGPEKRLMGKSLSLSPASGKMPSIISSLPPTPSCSSVLQWAEESSDGGWSSSSSSTRSCGSNGGFSLALYAWRKD, translated from the coding sequence ATGATTACAGCATGTTTCAGCCAACCCAGCACGCTCTCGAGCAATACATCTCATGAAGTGCCTCAGAACCTCATAACCTGCATATTCCAAACTCAGCTCTGCGGCTCTCCAACTTATCTCACACTCACATGGTCCAGAACCCTCTTCTCTCATTCCCTCACCATCCACGCCACCGAATTTTTCTCCATCACCGTTTCTCTCCACCCATCAACCTTCTCATTCTTCCGAACTCGGCCTGGCTCCAAATCTATTTACCTCACCCGCGGACGTCACCGGAGGATCAAGCTTTACTGGGACTTCACTCGCGCTGAGTTCATCCGTAACTCTGCCGAGCCCGAGTCCTGCTTCTACATCGCCATCTCATGCAATGCTAAGCTCGAATTCTTTCTAGGTGATCTTTTCGACGAGTTGACTCGGCGGTCCGGGTTGATCATGACACGCCAACTCAGCGAGCCAGCTCTGTTGTCCAGGCGGGAGCACGTGTTTGGACGCAGGAATTATGTTTCCCGAGCTCAGTTCTTGGGAAGCAAACACGAGTTTGGAATTGAGTGCAGTGGGGGAGCGCTCAAAGTAAAAGTGAATGGAGAAATAAGCCTTGTTATCAAGAGGCTTGCGTGGAAATTTAGAGGGAACGAGAAATTTTTCCTTGGAGGTAATGAAGTCGAATTCTTTTGGGATGTATTTAATTGGGTCAATGGCAATGGTGGAAATGGGCATGGTGTGTTTGTTTTCCAAGTAGGTGACGGTGGAGTGTGGCCAGAAATGGTAGGTCCGGAGAAAAGATTGATGGGGAAGAGTTTGTCATTGTCACCAGCGTCCGGTAAGATGCCGTCGATTATATCATCGTTGCCGCCAACGCCATCATGTTCAAGTGTGCTGCAATGGGCAGAGGAAAGCAGTGATGGTGGGTGGagctcatcttcttcatctactAGGTCATGTGGGAGCAATGGGGGTTTCTCTTTGGCGTTGTATGCTTGGAGGAAGGATTAG
- the LOC121262655 gene encoding zeta-carotene desaturase, chloroplastic/chromoplastic-like isoform X2, which produces MTYDKARNAVALALSPVVRALVDPDGARSDIWNLDSISFSDWFLSKGGTQMSIQRMWDPVAYALGFIDCDNISARCRLIIFSLFATKTEASLLRMLKGSPDVYLSGPISNISQTKGADSILGGDVDKYVFDKSAHGDTYVMGLATSKATNKLIVKADAYVAAYDVPVIKRLLPTQWRELEFCNNIYKLVGLPVVTVQLRYSDWVMELQDLERSRQLRQAAGLDNLLYTPDADFSFFADLALASPEDCYIEGQGSLLQFWLYSQKFIPFWLIYKTGNLTALESLLT; this is translated from the exons ATG ACTTATGATAAAGCAAGAAATGCTGTGGCTCTTGCCCTGAGTCCAGTTGTGAGGGCCCTTGTTGATCCAGATGGCGCAAGGAGTGACATATGGAATTTGGACAGT ATCAGCTTCTCTGATTGGTTCTTGTCAAAAGGTGGCACACAGATGAGTATTCAGAGAATGTGGGATCCTGTCGCCTATGCCCTTGGCTTTATTGATTGTGATAATATCAGTGCACGTTGCAGACTAATTATTTTCTCATTGTTTGCCACTAAGACGGAGGCTTCCCTACTACGCATGCTCAAGGGTTCTCCAGATGTTTACTTGAGTGGTCCTATCAGTAATATATCACAGACAAAGGGGGCAG ATTCCATCTTAGGTGGGGATGTAGACAAATATGTGTTTGATAAATCCGCCCATGGAGACACATATGTTATGGGACTTGCTACGTCAAAG GCTACTAATAAGCTAATTGTGAAAGCTGATGCTTATGTTGCAG CATATGATGTCCCTGTAATCAAAAGATTACTTCCAACCCAGTGGAGGGAATTGGAGTTTTGCaataatatttacaaactaGTAGGACTGCCTGTTGTCACAGTGCAACTAAGATACAGTGATTGGGTCATGGAGTTGCAGGATCTGGAACGGTCAAG GCAATTAAGGCAAGCGGCAGGGCTAGATAACCTTCTTTATACTCCGGATGCAGATTTCTCTTTCTTTGCAGACCTAGCTCTTGCATCTCCAGAAGATTGCTACATTGAGGGACAAGGTTCATTGCTCCA gttttggctttattcccaaaaATTTATTCCTTTCTGGCTCATATACAAGACAGGTAACTTAACAGCCCTTGAATCTCTTCTCACATAA
- the LOC121262655 gene encoding zeta-carotene desaturase, chloroplastic/chromoplastic-like isoform X4: protein MAQGVTYGIWTVRRSENEIAWREVISFSDWFLSKGGTQMSIQRMWDPVAYALGFIDCDNISARCRLIIFSLFATKTEASLLRMLKGSPDVYLSGPISNISQTKGADSILGGDVDKYVFDKSAHGDTYVMGLATSKATNKLIVKADAYVAAYDVPVIKRLLPTQWRELEFCNNIYKLVGLPVVTVQLRYSDWVMELQDLERSRQLRQAAGLDNLLYTPDADFSFFADLALASPEDCYIEGQGSLLQFWLYSQKFIPFWLIYKTGNLTALESLLT from the exons ATGGCGCAAGGAGTGACATATGGAATTTGGACAGT GAGGAGATCTGAAAATGAAATTGCCTGGAGAGAGGTG ATCAGCTTCTCTGATTGGTTCTTGTCAAAAGGTGGCACACAGATGAGTATTCAGAGAATGTGGGATCCTGTCGCCTATGCCCTTGGCTTTATTGATTGTGATAATATCAGTGCACGTTGCAGACTAATTATTTTCTCATTGTTTGCCACTAAGACGGAGGCTTCCCTACTACGCATGCTCAAGGGTTCTCCAGATGTTTACTTGAGTGGTCCTATCAGTAATATATCACAGACAAAGGGGGCAG ATTCCATCTTAGGTGGGGATGTAGACAAATATGTGTTTGATAAATCCGCCCATGGAGACACATATGTTATGGGACTTGCTACGTCAAAG GCTACTAATAAGCTAATTGTGAAAGCTGATGCTTATGTTGCAG CATATGATGTCCCTGTAATCAAAAGATTACTTCCAACCCAGTGGAGGGAATTGGAGTTTTGCaataatatttacaaactaGTAGGACTGCCTGTTGTCACAGTGCAACTAAGATACAGTGATTGGGTCATGGAGTTGCAGGATCTGGAACGGTCAAG GCAATTAAGGCAAGCGGCAGGGCTAGATAACCTTCTTTATACTCCGGATGCAGATTTCTCTTTCTTTGCAGACCTAGCTCTTGCATCTCCAGAAGATTGCTACATTGAGGGACAAGGTTCATTGCTCCA gttttggctttattcccaaaaATTTATTCCTTTCTGGCTCATATACAAGACAGGTAACTTAACAGCCCTTGAATCTCTTCTCACATAA
- the LOC121262655 gene encoding zeta-carotene desaturase, chloroplastic/chromoplastic-like isoform X1 — protein sequence MQLLLSLLHHIFMPWPIIILHRHSFQSIETYDKARNAVALALSPVVRALVDPDGAMSDIGNLDSISFSDWFLSKGGTQMSIQRMWDPVAYALGFIDCDNISARCRLTIFSLFATKTEASLLRMLKGSPDVYLSGPISNISQTKGADSILGGDVDKYVFDKSAHGDTYVMGLATSKATNKLIVKADAYVAAYDVPVIKRLLPTQWRELEFCNNIYKLVGLPVVTVQLRYSDWVMELQDLERSRQLRQAAGLDNLLYTPDADFSFFADLALASPEDCYIEGQGSLLQFWLYSQKFIPFWLIYKTGNLTALESLLT from the exons ATGCAGTTGTTATTGTCTTTATTGCACCATATTTTCATGCCATGGCCAATTATTATCCTTCACAGGCACAGTTTCCAGTCCATTGAG ACTTATGATAAAGCAAGAAATGCTGTGGCTCTTGCCCTGAGTCCAGTTGTGAGGGCCCTTGTTGATCCGGATGGTGCAATGAGTGACATAGGGAATTTGGACAGT ATCAGCTTCTCTGATTGGTTCTTGTCAAAAGGTGGCACACAGATGAGTATTCAGAGAATGTGGGATCCTGTCGCCTATGCCCTTGGCTTTATTGATTGTGATAATATCAGTGCACGTTGCAGACTAACTATTTTCTCATTGTTTGCCACTAAGACGGAGGCTTCCCTACTACGCATGCTCAAGGGTTCTCCAGATGTTTACTTGAGTGGTCCTATCAGTAATATATCACAGACAAAGGGGGCAG ATTCCATCTTAGGTGGGGATGTAGACAAATATGTGTTTGATAAATCCGCCCATGGAGACACATATGTTATGGGACTTGCTACGTCAAAG GCTACTAATAAGCTAATTGTGAAAGCTGATGCTTATGTTGCAG CATATGATGTCCCTGTAATCAAAAGATTACTTCCAACCCAGTGGAGGGAATTGGAGTTTTGCaataatatttacaaactaGTAGGACTGCCTGTTGTCACAGTGCAACTAAGATACAGTGATTGGGTCATGGAGTTGCAGGATCTGGAACGGTCAAG GCAATTAAGGCAAGCGGCAGGGCTAGATAACCTTCTTTATACTCCGGATGCAGATTTCTCTTTCTTTGCAGACCTAGCTCTTGCATCTCCAGAAGATTGCTACATTGAGGGACAAGGTTCATTGCTCCA gttttggctttattcccaaaaATTTATTCCTTTCTGGCTCATATACAAGACAGGTAACTTAACAGCCCTTGAATCTCTTCTCACATAA
- the LOC121262655 gene encoding zeta-carotene desaturase, chloroplastic/chromoplastic-like isoform X3, which produces MTYDKARNAVALALSPVVRALVDPDGAMSDIGNLDSISFSDWFLSKGGTQMSIQRMWDPVAYALGFIDCDNISARCRLTIFSLFATKTEASLLRMLKGSPDVYLSGPISNISQTKGADSILGGDVDKYVFDKSAHGDTYVMGLATSKATNKLIVKADAYVAAYDVPVIKRLLPTQWRELEFCNNIYKLVGLPVVTVQLRYSDWVMELQDLERSRQLRQAAGLDNLLYTPDADFSFFADLALASPEDCYIEGQGSLLQFWLYSQKFIPFWLIYKTGNLTALESLLT; this is translated from the exons ATG ACTTATGATAAAGCAAGAAATGCTGTGGCTCTTGCCCTGAGTCCAGTTGTGAGGGCCCTTGTTGATCCGGATGGTGCAATGAGTGACATAGGGAATTTGGACAGT ATCAGCTTCTCTGATTGGTTCTTGTCAAAAGGTGGCACACAGATGAGTATTCAGAGAATGTGGGATCCTGTCGCCTATGCCCTTGGCTTTATTGATTGTGATAATATCAGTGCACGTTGCAGACTAACTATTTTCTCATTGTTTGCCACTAAGACGGAGGCTTCCCTACTACGCATGCTCAAGGGTTCTCCAGATGTTTACTTGAGTGGTCCTATCAGTAATATATCACAGACAAAGGGGGCAG ATTCCATCTTAGGTGGGGATGTAGACAAATATGTGTTTGATAAATCCGCCCATGGAGACACATATGTTATGGGACTTGCTACGTCAAAG GCTACTAATAAGCTAATTGTGAAAGCTGATGCTTATGTTGCAG CATATGATGTCCCTGTAATCAAAAGATTACTTCCAACCCAGTGGAGGGAATTGGAGTTTTGCaataatatttacaaactaGTAGGACTGCCTGTTGTCACAGTGCAACTAAGATACAGTGATTGGGTCATGGAGTTGCAGGATCTGGAACGGTCAAG GCAATTAAGGCAAGCGGCAGGGCTAGATAACCTTCTTTATACTCCGGATGCAGATTTCTCTTTCTTTGCAGACCTAGCTCTTGCATCTCCAGAAGATTGCTACATTGAGGGACAAGGTTCATTGCTCCA gttttggctttattcccaaaaATTTATTCCTTTCTGGCTCATATACAAGACAGGTAACTTAACAGCCCTTGAATCTCTTCTCACATAA
- the LOC121262655 gene encoding zeta-carotene desaturase, chloroplastic/chromoplastic-like isoform X5 translates to MSDIGNLDSISFSDWFLSKGGTQMSIQRMWDPVAYALGFIDCDNISARCRLTIFSLFATKTEASLLRMLKGSPDVYLSGPISNISQTKGADSILGGDVDKYVFDKSAHGDTYVMGLATSKATNKLIVKADAYVAAYDVPVIKRLLPTQWRELEFCNNIYKLVGLPVVTVQLRYSDWVMELQDLERSRQLRQAAGLDNLLYTPDADFSFFADLALASPEDCYIEGQGSLLQFWLYSQKFIPFWLIYKTGNLTALESLLT, encoded by the exons ATGAGTGACATAGGGAATTTGGACAGT ATCAGCTTCTCTGATTGGTTCTTGTCAAAAGGTGGCACACAGATGAGTATTCAGAGAATGTGGGATCCTGTCGCCTATGCCCTTGGCTTTATTGATTGTGATAATATCAGTGCACGTTGCAGACTAACTATTTTCTCATTGTTTGCCACTAAGACGGAGGCTTCCCTACTACGCATGCTCAAGGGTTCTCCAGATGTTTACTTGAGTGGTCCTATCAGTAATATATCACAGACAAAGGGGGCAG ATTCCATCTTAGGTGGGGATGTAGACAAATATGTGTTTGATAAATCCGCCCATGGAGACACATATGTTATGGGACTTGCTACGTCAAAG GCTACTAATAAGCTAATTGTGAAAGCTGATGCTTATGTTGCAG CATATGATGTCCCTGTAATCAAAAGATTACTTCCAACCCAGTGGAGGGAATTGGAGTTTTGCaataatatttacaaactaGTAGGACTGCCTGTTGTCACAGTGCAACTAAGATACAGTGATTGGGTCATGGAGTTGCAGGATCTGGAACGGTCAAG GCAATTAAGGCAAGCGGCAGGGCTAGATAACCTTCTTTATACTCCGGATGCAGATTTCTCTTTCTTTGCAGACCTAGCTCTTGCATCTCCAGAAGATTGCTACATTGAGGGACAAGGTTCATTGCTCCA gttttggctttattcccaaaaATTTATTCCTTTCTGGCTCATATACAAGACAGGTAACTTAACAGCCCTTGAATCTCTTCTCACATAA